From Pseudomonas sp. G.S.17, the proteins below share one genomic window:
- a CDS encoding RES family NAD+ phosphorylase, with product MLSQLPSLSDEQQQAYRLVNSKFPPIDLFDDVASADEFEALYQIQALTNPRLLNQTGRLELIPLAEIPFGITGCSYATAPFTHINPSGSRFSDGSYGVLYLADSMDTALAEVQHHQNKYWSNVQNLSYERFVFRGLSCTFNEAGMLDASAVPMTDPIYDPDDYSASHQIGREVRATGSNGLRYRSVRAHGQYCWALLKPRPVSSIIQTAHYEMVWNGQITSVSKISEVSVTKADSVP from the coding sequence ATGCTCAGCCAGTTGCCGAGCCTGAGTGACGAGCAACAGCAGGCCTATCGACTGGTCAATTCCAAATTCCCGCCTATCGACCTGTTTGATGATGTCGCCAGCGCCGACGAGTTCGAAGCCCTGTACCAGATTCAGGCACTGACCAATCCGCGATTGTTGAATCAGACCGGACGTCTGGAATTGATCCCGCTTGCAGAAATCCCGTTCGGCATCACCGGCTGCTCTTACGCGACGGCGCCCTTTACCCATATCAACCCGAGTGGCTCGCGGTTCAGTGATGGCAGTTATGGGGTTTTGTATCTGGCGGACAGCATGGATACGGCGCTGGCTGAAGTGCAGCATCACCAGAACAAATACTGGTCGAACGTGCAAAACCTCAGCTACGAGCGGTTTGTGTTTCGAGGCCTGTCCTGCACCTTCAATGAAGCCGGGATGCTGGACGCTTCGGCCGTACCAATGACTGACCCCATTTACGATCCGGACGATTACAGCGCATCACATCAGATAGGCCGGGAAGTCAGAGCCACAGGCAGCAACGGCTTGCGTTATCGCTCGGTCAGGGCCCACGGCCAATACTGCTGGGCACTGCTGAAACCCCGGCCGGTCTCATCGATCATCCAGACCGCGCATTACGAGATGGTCTGGAACGGCCAGATCACCAGCGTCAGCAAAATCAGTGAAGTGTCAGTGACCAAAGCAGATTCCGTCCCATAA
- a CDS encoding single-stranded DNA-binding protein has translation MARGVNKVILVGTCGQDPEVRYLPNGNAVTNLSLATSEQWTDKQTGQKVEKTEWHRVSMFGKVAEIAGEYLRKGSQVYIEGKLQTREWEKDGIKRYTTEIVVDMQGTMQLLGGRPQGEGAPQGQGGGGYQQNSAPRPQQSRPQQSAPQAQPQRESRPAPQQAPQPAADFDSFDDDIPF, from the coding sequence ATGGCCCGTGGGGTTAACAAAGTCATATTGGTCGGCACTTGCGGCCAGGATCCCGAAGTTCGCTACTTGCCTAACGGTAACGCCGTGACCAACCTGAGTCTGGCGACCAGCGAACAGTGGACCGACAAGCAAACCGGTCAGAAAGTCGAAAAGACTGAGTGGCACCGCGTTTCGATGTTCGGCAAAGTCGCCGAAATCGCTGGCGAGTACCTGCGCAAGGGCTCCCAGGTCTACATCGAAGGCAAGCTGCAAACCCGCGAGTGGGAAAAAGACGGCATCAAGCGCTACACCACTGAAATCGTCGTCGACATGCAAGGCACCATGCAACTGCTGGGCGGTCGTCCTCAAGGCGAAGGCGCTCCACAGGGTCAAGGTGGCGGTGGTTATCAGCAGAATTCTGCACCGCGTCCTCAGCAGTCGCGTCCGCAGCAGTCCGCGCCTCAAGCTCAGCCGCAACGCGAATCGCGTCCGGCTCCGCAACAAGCGCCGCAACCGGCTGCAGATTTCGACAGCTTTGATGATGATATTCCGTTCTAG
- a CDS encoding TnsA endonuclease N-terminal domain-containing protein, producing MAGVKSRAPSTSTVERWIEAGYGQGQAAEYKPFMFVRDVPSQGTSSMVKSRITNRTHHYLSRQELKVHLLAEYQSEIMDIREQFALLPWEETQAISDSLGIRHPTYPTTRTPIVLTTDLLLSLRRDDGIELIAVSVKFTKDLTPRNLEKLLLEKMYWARRGIRWLLATEVNIPKFLPSNLEFFGTAFYDERGAESGIDHAEFSEKFEQNHQPGASFNSVMGETINDFKIDIATGHALLGVAVWNQVSRLNISDYYVAHRNPIHFL from the coding sequence ATGGCTGGAGTGAAATCGCGAGCCCCATCGACGTCAACAGTCGAACGATGGATCGAAGCAGGGTATGGCCAAGGGCAAGCGGCCGAGTACAAACCTTTTATGTTCGTCAGAGATGTGCCCTCCCAAGGCACATCCAGCATGGTAAAAAGCAGAATTACGAACCGGACCCACCACTACCTCTCCAGGCAGGAACTCAAGGTCCACCTTCTAGCTGAGTACCAGTCTGAAATTATGGACATACGAGAACAGTTTGCACTGCTACCTTGGGAAGAAACCCAAGCCATCAGTGATTCTCTAGGCATACGACACCCGACTTATCCTACGACAAGAACACCAATCGTTTTAACGACTGACTTACTATTGTCGTTGCGTCGTGACGACGGGATAGAGTTGATCGCAGTTAGCGTTAAGTTTACCAAAGACTTAACACCGAGGAACTTGGAAAAGCTGTTGTTAGAAAAAATGTACTGGGCGCGAAGAGGCATACGCTGGTTGCTCGCGACTGAAGTCAACATACCAAAGTTTTTACCGAGTAATCTTGAGTTTTTTGGAACGGCATTCTATGACGAGCGAGGAGCGGAATCGGGTATAGATCATGCCGAATTTAGTGAAAAATTTGAGCAAAACCATCAACCAGGCGCGTCATTCAATAGCGTGATGGGGGAAACCATCAATGATTTTAAGATAGACATCGCTACGGGTCACGCGTTGCTAGGAGTAGCGGTTTGGAACCAGGTGAGTCGATTGAACATCAGTGATTACTACGTGGCTCACCGCAACCCGATACATTTCCTATGA
- a CDS encoding ATP-binding protein, giving the protein MKLIKPNSSDGYKRIGAPEIDDNPLLAHLRLPPETDDDAFISLGLRPDFDPSDRNLPTSLRRLRVDKLRGFFVPTQTAHRNALIGISSQVFSGYMHRNPLTPQGQRKLIGRPADHSYRPTISFIAGHSGMGKSTLIDRILASIGHQVYQHVDFRGTPFPEQQILWLRRNVPEYCTVKTLCSSFGDYADNVLGQQLYKGIFSYTRISDRSYFINEIRKIITNHHVGLLVFDEFQNLSLMGVGAEKIIAFLVTLRDELGLPIVIIGTYGALGLLEKNMSTARRLAEGGFYDLERPTSADDDGWQQLCRVAWPYQWVREPQEFSSDICEALYSVSQGITGIMLSVYAAAQISAMQNGSEKVDADLISEVFRSQMKPLHSAIETLRVGSMLKGSRFEDVYRNFHPTADTPAGTDLNPASPLVDSHESRSARPQLPDAAEAKRKKRKNKNVSRPKLTLAEIESAVGASDVAKLTSIFKLPL; this is encoded by the coding sequence ATGAAATTAATAAAACCTAATAGCTCGGACGGATACAAACGCATCGGCGCACCCGAAATCGATGACAATCCGTTACTTGCGCACCTGCGATTGCCGCCGGAAACAGACGATGACGCGTTTATTTCATTAGGTCTTCGGCCAGATTTTGACCCGAGTGATCGGAACCTGCCAACTTCATTGAGAAGGTTGCGAGTCGATAAGTTAAGGGGTTTTTTTGTACCAACCCAGACTGCACACAGGAATGCATTGATAGGTATAAGCTCGCAAGTTTTCAGCGGATACATGCATCGAAACCCACTTACACCTCAAGGGCAGCGCAAACTTATCGGCAGACCTGCAGACCACTCATATCGACCCACTATATCTTTTATAGCAGGTCATTCAGGCATGGGAAAGTCAACCTTAATAGATCGGATTTTGGCTAGCATAGGCCATCAGGTTTACCAGCACGTTGACTTTAGGGGGACGCCGTTTCCCGAGCAACAGATACTATGGCTTCGCCGAAACGTGCCAGAATACTGCACAGTGAAAACTTTATGTTCTTCATTCGGCGACTACGCAGATAATGTGTTAGGACAACAGCTCTATAAAGGAATCTTCAGCTATACTAGGATTTCGGACCGGTCATATTTCATTAACGAAATCCGAAAAATTATCACAAATCACCATGTTGGGTTGCTTGTCTTTGACGAGTTCCAAAACCTATCGCTTATGGGCGTGGGCGCGGAAAAAATAATCGCGTTTTTGGTAACCCTCAGAGATGAACTAGGCCTTCCGATAGTCATAATAGGAACTTACGGGGCTCTTGGTTTATTAGAAAAAAACATGAGTACCGCGAGACGGCTGGCGGAAGGGGGATTTTACGACTTAGAACGCCCAACGTCTGCTGATGATGATGGTTGGCAGCAGCTGTGTCGTGTCGCGTGGCCGTACCAATGGGTTCGCGAGCCACAGGAGTTTAGTAGTGATATATGCGAGGCGCTGTACTCAGTCAGCCAGGGAATTACCGGCATCATGCTGAGCGTGTACGCGGCAGCTCAAATTTCCGCAATGCAAAATGGAAGTGAAAAGGTTGATGCGGACCTCATCTCGGAGGTTTTCAGAAGCCAGATGAAGCCACTACACTCAGCAATCGAAACTCTCAGAGTTGGAAGCATGCTGAAAGGGTCACGATTCGAAGATGTTTATCGGAATTTCCATCCTACTGCTGATACTCCCGCTGGCACCGATCTAAATCCAGCATCACCACTTGTGGATTCGCATGAAAGCAGGTCTGCTCGGCCCCAACTTCCTGACGCTGCAGAAGCTAAGAGGAAAAAGAGAAAAAATAAGAACGTATCGAGACCGAAACTTACATTAGCTGAAATTGAATCGGCTGTAGGGGCGAGCGACGTTGCAAAACTAACCTCCATCTTCAAATTACCTTTATGA
- a CDS encoding TnsD family Tn7-like transposition protein, whose amino-acid sequence MPSAADDVSEAEADSWMWLATQAYNILSGPALPDDIHMQPRLIGAIKNSEFAASDGRIAHRRVQEKLFNIFGEGIISQLGFNHSSEHLLKTGQPFKRSFILKHEHETPNALHSLLLSRLITDDVTSLVAQEAERRSEETKELKGIRYRSRARTPVNSQSEILDALGRGDWKITTTAHILETQEWSLIHDIKHFKIAVPLTKKAHDRIGQKNINRAKELLSSGLEKYRICNELAISDRDLDLVLIAHPEILDDYNTAKRHAIRSSKRATLRALKAQHPGADNVMLAGLNNTCWHWLRKNDRVWLYETCPKQLFDVRKCLNRLPRKDYEAIDLLGIALINQVVTEELTAGNRPVRLTVRRLCIAANITSIISALKTRGMLCPKSYALAELHSENSDSFFERRLVWSLNQMRSNGLLLSGANLRKTSSLQHSVLMAKSKFIRAAAEEIGVMMDPRTTMF is encoded by the coding sequence ATGCCTAGCGCAGCGGATGATGTATCAGAAGCCGAAGCTGATTCATGGATGTGGCTAGCAACCCAAGCCTATAATATCCTATCCGGCCCCGCGCTCCCGGACGACATTCACATGCAGCCACGCCTAATAGGCGCAATAAAGAATAGTGAGTTTGCAGCTTCTGATGGCCGAATCGCTCACAGACGCGTTCAAGAGAAACTTTTCAATATATTTGGTGAAGGTATTATTTCTCAGCTTGGCTTTAATCACTCGTCCGAGCATCTACTAAAAACAGGCCAACCTTTTAAACGTTCGTTCATATTGAAGCATGAACATGAGACTCCCAATGCACTGCATTCGTTACTATTGAGCAGGCTTATTACGGATGACGTTACCAGCTTAGTCGCGCAGGAGGCAGAGCGCCGTTCCGAAGAAACAAAGGAACTAAAGGGCATACGCTATAGGTCAAGGGCGCGCACGCCGGTCAATTCACAAAGCGAAATATTGGACGCGCTCGGCCGAGGGGACTGGAAGATAACAACTACAGCACATATTTTGGAAACCCAAGAGTGGAGCTTAATACATGACATCAAACACTTTAAAATTGCTGTACCGCTTACAAAAAAAGCCCACGACCGCATCGGGCAGAAGAACATTAATCGCGCAAAAGAGTTGCTATCCAGCGGCCTTGAAAAATATAGAATATGTAACGAACTGGCGATCTCTGATCGCGATCTCGATCTGGTGCTGATTGCTCACCCAGAAATACTCGATGATTACAATACCGCAAAAAGGCATGCCATTCGTTCGAGCAAACGGGCAACTCTCAGAGCGCTGAAGGCACAACATCCGGGGGCCGATAATGTTATGTTGGCAGGACTAAATAATACTTGTTGGCATTGGTTGCGAAAAAACGATAGAGTGTGGCTTTACGAAACTTGCCCAAAACAGCTTTTTGATGTTCGTAAGTGTCTCAATAGATTACCTAGAAAAGACTATGAAGCGATTGATCTACTTGGTATCGCGCTCATCAATCAAGTGGTGACAGAAGAACTTACAGCCGGAAATCGTCCCGTCAGACTTACAGTTCGGCGCTTGTGCATAGCTGCGAATATAACATCAATAATTTCAGCTCTCAAAACTCGTGGTATGCTTTGCCCAAAGTCATATGCGTTAGCAGAACTACACTCCGAAAACTCTGATAGTTTTTTTGAACGGCGTTTAGTTTGGTCGCTAAATCAAATGCGCTCAAATGGCTTGCTCTTAAGCGGAGCAAATTTGAGGAAAACATCTAGTCTTCAGCATTCCGTTCTAATGGCCAAGTCGAAATTCATTCGGGCTGCGGCTGAAGAGATAGGGGTGATGATGGATCCTCGGACAACAATGTTTTAG